CGGAAATCCTGCAGGCATATCCCGGCGTCGACGAATCGGCATTCGCGTCCGTCGAGGAGGCGATCGCGGAGATCAAGGCCGGCCGGATGGTGGTGGTGGTCGACTCGCCCGACCGCGAGAACGAGGGCGATCTCACGATCGCGGCCGACCACGTGTCGCCCGAGGCGATCAACTTCATGGCCAAGCACGCCCGCGGCCTGATCTGCCTCGCGCTCGAGGAGCGCCGCTGCGACGAGCTCGGCCTCTACCCGATGACGAACCACAACGAGGCGCCGCTGCGCACCGCGTTCACCGTCTCGGTGGAGGCGCGGACGGGCGTCTCGACGGGCATCTCGGCCGCCGACCGATCCCACACGATCAAGGTCGCGATCGGTCCCGACGCGAAGCCCGGCGACCTCGTCCAGCCCGGTCACGTATTCCCGCTGCGGGCGCGCGGCTACGGCGTGCTCGAGCGGATGGGGCAGACCGAGGCGGCCGTCGACCTGGCCCGTCTGGCCGGGCTCACGCCGGCCGGGGTCATCTGCGAGATCATGAACGACGACGGGACGATGGCGCGCGTGCCCGACCTGACGACCTACTGCGCGCAGCACGGCTTGAAGATGATCACCGTCTCCGACCTGGTCGCCTACCGGCGGCGGACGGAGCGCCTGGTCGAGCGGATCGCGATCGCCGACATGCCCACCAAGTACGGGCCGTTCTCGGCCTACGGCTACCGGTCGGTGATCGACGGCCAGCAGCACGTCGCCCTCGTCTGCGGCGACGTCGGCGGCGCCAAGGACGTGCTCGTCCGCGTCCACTCGGAGTGCCTGACCGGCGACGTGTTCGGCTCGTTCCGGTGCGACTGCGGCGAGCAGCTCGACCGGGCGATGTCGCAGATCGCCCAGGAGGGGACGGGCGTCCTGCTCTACCTGGCCCAGGAGGGGCGCGGCATCGGCCTTTTGAACAAGCTGCGCGCGTACGAGCTGCAGGAGCAGGGCTACGACACCGTCGACGCCAACGTGCACCTCGGCTTCCCGGTCGACTCGCGCGACTACAGCGTCGGGTACCAGATCCTGGCCGACCTCGGGCTGACGTCGATCCGCGTCCTCACGAACAACCCGCGCAAGCTCGAGGGCCTCGACGGCTACGGCCTGACGGTCACCGAGCAGCTGCCGATCGAGGCCGAACCGAACACGTTCAACGCCGAGTACCTGCGCACGAAGCGCGAGCGGATGGGACACATCCTCCACCACCAGGGCCTGCGTCTCGAGGGAGACGCGCCGGCGGAGCCGCCCCGGTGAGTGAGGAAGGAGCGGGCACGCTCACGGTGCCCGCGGGCTGCCACGCCGTCACGGCGCCGCCGATGGCGGGGATGGACGTCGCCGTGGTCGCGTCGCGGTACAACGCGGGGGTCGTCCAGAAGCTGCTCGACGGGGCCATCGACCGGCTGGTCGAGCGCGGCATCTCGCGGGATCGGATCACGATCGTCTTCGTCCCCGGCGCGTGGGAGCTGCCGCTGGCCTGCCGGCGCCTGGCCGAGGCGGGGGGCCATCAGGCCGTGGTCGCGCTCGGCTGCGTCGTGCGGGGCGGGACGCCGCACTTCGAGTACGTCTGCACCGAGGCCTCGCGCGGCGTCATCCAGGCGTCGCTCGACACGGGCCTGCCGGTGAGCTTCGGCCTGCTGACGACGGACACGATGGAGCAGGCCGAGGAGCGCGCCGGCGGTGCGCACGGGAACAAGGGCGCCGAGGCCGCCGACGCGGCCGTCGAGATGGCCCGGCTGATGCGCGCGCTCCCGCGCGGCCGGCGTATGTGAGCCCCCGGCGGCTGCTGGTCACCGGCGGCTCCGGCCACCTGGGCGGCGAGGTGCTGCGCCGCGCGGAGGAGGCGGGCTGGGACGCGGTCGGCACGTCATTCCGGAGGCGGGGCCCCGTGCGGCTCGACGTGCGCGACGCCGCGGCGGTCGAGGCGCTCTTGGAGGAGCTCGTGCCGGACTGCGTCGTCCACACCGCGTACATCCAGAACGGGCCCGACGCGTGGGCGACCAACGTCGACGGCTCCGCGAACGTCGCCGCGGCCGCCGCCGGCCGGGGAGCGCGGCTCATCCATATCTCGACCGACCTCGTCTTCGACGGCCGCGCGGGGCCGTACGCGGAGGGCGACGCCGTGAACCCGCTGCTCGAGTACGGGCGCTCCAAAGCGGCTGGCGAGCAGCTCGTGGCGGAGCGGCATCCGCGGGCGACGATCGTGCGCACGTCGCTGATCTACGGCGGCGACGGCCTGTCTGGCCATGAGCGCCGGATCCTGGACGTCGTCGACGGTCGCGCCGA
This region of Gaiellales bacterium genomic DNA includes:
- a CDS encoding bifunctional 3,4-dihydroxy-2-butanone-4-phosphate synthase/GTP cyclohydrolase II, with translation MSMDTEILQAYPGVDESAFASVEEAIAEIKAGRMVVVVDSPDRENEGDLTIAADHVSPEAINFMAKHARGLICLALEERRCDELGLYPMTNHNEAPLRTAFTVSVEARTGVSTGISAADRSHTIKVAIGPDAKPGDLVQPGHVFPLRARGYGVLERMGQTEAAVDLARLAGLTPAGVICEIMNDDGTMARVPDLTTYCAQHGLKMITVSDLVAYRRRTERLVERIAIADMPTKYGPFSAYGYRSVIDGQQHVALVCGDVGGAKDVLVRVHSECLTGDVFGSFRCDCGEQLDRAMSQIAQEGTGVLLYLAQEGRGIGLLNKLRAYELQEQGYDTVDANVHLGFPVDSRDYSVGYQILADLGLTSIRVLTNNPRKLEGLDGYGLTVTEQLPIEAEPNTFNAEYLRTKRERMGHILHHQGLRLEGDAPAEPPR
- the ribH gene encoding 6,7-dimethyl-8-ribityllumazine synthase, translating into MSEEGAGTLTVPAGCHAVTAPPMAGMDVAVVASRYNAGVVQKLLDGAIDRLVERGISRDRITIVFVPGAWELPLACRRLAEAGGHQAVVALGCVVRGGTPHFEYVCTEASRGVIQASLDTGLPVSFGLLTTDTMEQAEERAGGAHGNKGAEAADAAVEMARLMRALPRGRRM
- a CDS encoding SDR family oxidoreductase, which gives rise to MSPRRLLVTGGSGHLGGEVLRRAEEAGWDAVGTSFRRRGPVRLDVRDAAAVEALLEELVPDCVVHTAYIQNGPDAWATNVDGSANVAAAAAGRGARLIHISTDLVFDGRAGPYAEGDAVNPLLEYGRSKAAGEQLVAERHPRATIVRTSLIYGGDGLSGHERRILDVVDGRADLAFFTDELRCPVHVSDLAGALLALAGIAHAGPLHLAGAEGVSRYELACLVAEANGRETAHLRTTTSAGMQPERPRDCRLDCSRAAALLGGPLPGVREILGN